A genomic region of Ignavibacteria bacterium contains the following coding sequences:
- a CDS encoding DNA translocase FtsK, giving the protein MRRRKKINETSINSDDFLIPYGIKKSILALCLLSLAIIISFSIFSYSRSDYTYIQNLKPADFFSLVDRNSDISQSASKIKNWIGLIGAILANFFINDLFGYFSFAFVIILFYWGILILFGINNFRQSLFYSIVIASIGILFSSMVGILANNLDIVSQNKELYGSVGALLGSLLIRLIGSAGGLILIFIMILILSTILLNIDLKELLGNIILGISQFFKFIWFKIKSTLIKTKGEEKTIVKVNKKKETPLPENSEEPKETKIEIVKDKLVIPDASPAKADNQKQPKLTEKKKETEDEKTETDIKSEPVSGIQPWDESLQFDLPPLDLLETPVTVHGVRQSELTQKAEMIKKKLQIFKVDIQEIKVTPGPVVTLYEVVPSPNVKVNMITALKDDLALALKAKGIRLIAPMPGRGTIGVEIPNDSPEIVRASSIFGSEKYQTINYPLPLAMGKTADGDIFIEDLTSMPHLLIAGATGSGKSVGINTIINSFLFKLHPAKVKFVLIDPKRIELAMYKKLKKHYLAVCPDIKEEIITNPENAVTVLKSLEAEMDLRYDWLSKLDVRNIKEFNDKLASGKIKEKDGVEFHPLPYIVVIVDEFADLMITAGKQIEDSIARLAQMSRAAGIHLIFATQRPSVNVIRGNIKANFPARIAYKVSSRADSLTILDQTGAEQLLGSGDMIYNNNDNMIRVQNSYITEQEINRVLDFIEKQEGFSSPYLLPSVTNNNRGNREAIGDYDPLIYDAAILVLRNKIASVTFLQRKLKLGYARAARIMDELETIGVVGPLDGNKNRLVLVETQEQLDEIFDSYDIPRTSSYNF; this is encoded by the coding sequence AGAGTGCGTCAAAAATAAAAAATTGGATTGGACTAATTGGTGCAATACTCGCTAATTTTTTCATAAATGATTTATTTGGATATTTTTCTTTTGCATTTGTAATCATTCTATTTTATTGGGGCATATTAATTTTATTCGGTATAAATAACTTTAGACAATCACTTTTTTATTCAATCGTCATTGCATCCATTGGGATTTTATTTTCATCAATGGTCGGAATTCTAGCAAACAATCTGGATATAGTATCACAAAACAAAGAGCTTTATGGATCAGTTGGTGCACTCCTTGGTTCTTTATTAATTAGATTGATTGGTTCAGCTGGAGGGTTAATCTTAATTTTTATTATGATACTAATCCTCTCTACAATTTTATTGAATATTGACCTGAAAGAATTACTTGGAAATATAATCTTAGGTATTAGTCAATTTTTCAAGTTTATATGGTTCAAAATCAAAAGCACACTGATAAAAACTAAAGGCGAAGAAAAAACGATTGTTAAGGTCAATAAGAAAAAAGAAACTCCTCTCCCAGAAAATTCTGAAGAACCGAAAGAGACTAAAATCGAGATAGTAAAAGATAAACTTGTAATTCCAGATGCAAGTCCCGCTAAAGCTGATAACCAAAAACAACCCAAATTAACAGAAAAGAAAAAAGAAACGGAGGATGAAAAAACCGAAACTGATATTAAATCAGAACCAGTCTCTGGTATTCAACCATGGGATGAAAGTTTACAATTTGATTTGCCCCCACTTGATTTATTAGAGACGCCGGTTACTGTTCATGGCGTAAGGCAAAGCGAGCTTACCCAAAAAGCAGAAATGATTAAGAAGAAACTTCAAATCTTTAAAGTCGATATTCAAGAAATAAAAGTCACACCTGGTCCCGTTGTAACTCTGTACGAAGTTGTACCTTCTCCAAATGTGAAAGTAAATATGATAACAGCGTTGAAGGATGATCTTGCGTTAGCATTAAAAGCAAAAGGAATTCGATTGATTGCCCCAATGCCCGGACGAGGTACAATTGGTGTCGAAATACCGAATGACAGTCCAGAAATTGTTCGAGCTTCAAGTATTTTTGGTTCGGAAAAATATCAAACAATAAATTATCCATTACCTCTTGCAATGGGCAAAACTGCCGATGGTGATATCTTTATCGAAGATTTAACATCAATGCCCCATCTGTTAATTGCAGGTGCAACTGGTTCAGGTAAAAGTGTTGGTATCAATACAATCATTAACAGTTTTCTTTTCAAATTACATCCAGCTAAAGTCAAATTTGTTTTAATTGATCCAAAGAGAATCGAACTTGCAATGTATAAGAAACTAAAAAAACATTATCTGGCTGTATGTCCTGACATTAAGGAAGAAATAATCACAAATCCTGAAAATGCTGTGACAGTCTTAAAATCATTAGAGGCCGAAATGGATTTGAGATACGATTGGCTAAGCAAATTGGATGTGAGAAATATTAAAGAGTTCAATGATAAACTTGCTTCTGGGAAAATCAAAGAAAAAGATGGAGTTGAATTCCATCCACTTCCATATATAGTCGTAATTGTTGATGAATTCGCTGATCTTATGATCACTGCAGGTAAACAAATCGAAGATTCAATTGCACGACTTGCACAGATGTCAAGAGCTGCGGGAATTCATCTTATCTTTGCAACGCAAAGACCGTCTGTAAATGTAATTCGCGGAAATATTAAAGCAAATTTCCCAGCCAGAATTGCTTACAAAGTTTCTTCAAGGGCAGATTCTTTAACAATTCTTGATCAAACCGGAGCTGAACAACTTCTCGGCAGCGGTGATATGATTTACAACAATAACGACAATATGATACGCGTTCAAAATTCATACATCACGGAACAGGAAATTAATCGAGTTTTAGATTTCATAGAAAAACAGGAAGGATTTTCAAGTCCTTACCTTCTTCCATCGGTAACTAACAATAATCGTGGTAACCGTGAAGCAATAGGAGATTATGATCCACTGATATATGACGCAGCTATTTTAGTACTTAGAAATAAAATTGCTTCGGTTACATTTTTGCAAAGAAAACTAAAACTTGGTTATGCAAGAGCAGCCCGAATAATGGATGAACTTGAAACTATTGGAGTGGTAGGACCCTTAGATGGCAACAAGAATAGATTAGTTTTAGTTGAAACACAAGAACAATTAGATGAAATATTCGATTCTTATGATATTCCTCGTACAAGCTCGTATAATTTTTAA